The sequence TACACGGCGGCTACCCAGGCGGCCAACCAGGCCAAGTCGGATTTCCTGGCCAACATGTCGCATGAGCTGCGCTCTCCCTTGAACGCCATCATCGGTTTTTCCGAGGTTTTAAAGGAGGGCCTGGCCGGGGATTTAAACTCCAGGCAGAAAGACTATTGCGTTGAAATTTTCAACAGCGGACAGCATTTGCTGTCGCTGATCAACGACATTTTGGACCTGTCGAAAATCGAAGCCGGCAAGATGACCCTGGAGCCGGAAAAAGTCAACTTGCCCATGCTCCTGGAAAGTTCCCTGTCGATTGTCAGGGAAAAAGCGCTGGCCCACGATATTGTCTTGAATGCCAGCATCAGCGGCGATGTGGGCGATGGGATGGTCGATGTGCGCAAATTCAAGCAAATGGTCTACAACCTGCTGGCCAATGCCGTCAAGTTTACCCCGGATGGAGGCCGCATCCTTCTGCAGGCGCGGCTGGCTCCTGCCGGACAGCTCGAATTTTCGGTCACGGACAGCGGGATCGGTATTGCCGAAAAAGACCTGCCGCGGCTTTTCACCCCCTTCGAACAGTTGGACCGTTCTCTGGCGCGAAAATATGAAGGAACGGGTTTGGGTTTGTCCATGGTCAAGCGCCTGGCCGAACTGCATGGGGGTTTGGTAAGCGTGAGCAGCGAACTGGGGAAGGGCAGCTGTTTTGTCGTCCGCATCCCCCTGCCGATGGTTTGAAGGGGCAGCGCAAGTCGTGTTAGAATGAAGCAAGAGGAAGGGAGCATGGAAGCAGAAAGAAAGTTCGCGCGCTTTGATCCGGCTATTCCGATCGTTGGCTACTTTGAGTTGACCAACGTGGTGACCGGGGAGTTCCGCAACCGGGAAGAATTTCTGATCAAAAATATTTCTATGGGCGGTTTCAACCTCACATCCAACTATCCGCCGGCCATCGGCAACCCGTACCAGGTTTTCATCCACTACGCCAAGGGAAAGCACGAATTCAAAATCAAGATCGTCCATTCGCGCATCCTGCGCTTTCAGGACAAGCCCGAGGGCGTCTTCCGCCAGGGGGTGGTGTATTCCTCCGGCTGCGTGATTGCCGACGAAAATGAATCCCAGAAAGCCCTGGTGTTGGAGATCATCAAGAATGACTGCGGCTCGACGCCGCCGGCCGAGCCGAAGCAATGATCTTGTATCCGCGATCAAGGATCATGAAAAATACCACCGGCTGACCCGGCGCGAAAAACCATGAAAGATAGTAAACTATTGTTTTTTTTCCATCCGGGCAGGAAAAATGAATTGCTTTACGAGATCGGCGTGCAGATGAGCGCCGAACTCGATCGCTGCCGCCTGTTGCGCCTGATCGTCGACCGTATCAAGGCCGTCCTGGGGCTGTCTTATTGCGCCATCCTGCTGAAAGAGGGCAATGACCTGGTCATCCGCGCCGTGACCGAGTACCCGGACGACATCATTGGCAAAAAAATTCCGCTGGGCCAGGGCATCAGCGGCCGCTGCGCCCTGAACAAAAAAGAATACCTGGTCCCCGACCTCAGCCGCTGCGATTTTTACATCCACCTGGGCGACCGTGTTTTCCGTTCGGAACTCGATGTCCCGATCATTTTCCACAATAGTGTCCTGGGGGTGCTCAACGTTCAGAGCATGCGAAAAAACGCCTTTACCCGCAACGATGTGCAATTCATTAAAATCCTGAGCAACCAGATCGGCGTGGCCCTGCACAATTCCCAAGTACTCACGCAGATGGAGCTGCTCCAGGATATCGGCATGAAGCTGGTCTCCACCATCAAGCCCGAGGAACTTTTCGCCTTGATCGTGACCGAAACCCAACAACGCCTGCATTATGCCACCTGCGCCATTTTGGAAATCAGCGGCGATCACCTGGTGTTCAAGGCCTCCAGCGAAGAGTTTCCCAGGGAACTGATCGGTCTGCAGATACCTATCGGCAAAGGCATTACCGGCCGTTGCGCATTGGAAAAAAAAGTGGTCAACGTCGGCGATATTCGCCTCGACCCTACGTACATCCGTTCTGGCATCCTGGACATCCGCTCCGAGATCGCCTGCCCGGTGATCTTCACAGGCGAACTGCTTGGGGTGTTGACCGTCGAGAGCAAGAATGAAAATGCGTTCAACGAGGACGATATCCGCCTGCTTTCCATTCTCTCGCTGCAGGTGGCGGTGGGCATGCACAACGCCAGGATGTACGCCGAAATAGAGAAAATGGCCATCACCGACCCGCTGACCGGCCTTTACAATTACCGCTATTTCTACCAGCGCCTGGGAGCCGAACTGGCCCGTTCGCAGCGCTACCACCATCCCTTGACGGTCATCATGATCGATTTGGACGATTTTAAAAAGATCAACGACCATTGCGGCCATTTGTGCGGAGATCGTGTTCTCAAGGAAGCCGCCCTGGCCATTCGTAAGAACATCCGCCGTTACGACGAACCCATGGTCCTCAAAGGCGGGGAACTCGACATCATATCCCGCTACGGCGGCGAGGAGTTCATCATCATCCAGCCCGATACCCCTTTGGCCGGGGGGTTGGTTTGTGCCGAGAGACTGAGGAAAATGCTGGAAACAGAAATCGGCGTCCGCTCCGGCCTGCCCTGCAATGAGAATTCGCCTGAGCGGGTGACCGGCAGCTTCGGGGTCGCCGCCTATCGTGATGGGGATACCATGGATAGCATCATCAAGCGGACCGACACGGCCATGTACCAGGCCAAGGACCCGGGTAAAAACCGGGTGCTGGCCCTCTGAGTTGCAAGAAATTTACTTTTTCGCTGCCTCGGCCAGAAGCCGGTCGATGAATTGATAATATTCCTGCGGCGCCGCGGAAATTTCCACGCCGATCTCGACGATATTGGAAAAAGAACGCTTGCCGCCCACCCAACGGACGACCCCTTTGATATTCATGATATTTTCCCCGTTGTCCAGCGTGATGGTGATGTTGGGAGTATGGTGGGCGACGGCGGTGGCCAGTTTCATCCCGCCTTTGGAAATATTGCATATCCTAGCCGTTTCCTGGTCTATTTTGGCCATCATTTTGATGTTGATTCTTTTTTGAGTCCGCCGCTCATCCTGGACGTTGGGAACGTCCGCTTTCTCGATGATATCCTGATAGGCATTCTCGGTCCTATTGCTCGGCAATTTGATTTCAATTTTTTTCTGCAATCCGAAGCCGCAATGCGGGCACATGATGGCCTGGTCGGAAACCTTGCCGTTGCATTCGCTGCAGTGTGTTAACGCCATGGACCTTCTCCTTCATCAATTGCCATAATTATACATCCGCTGAAATGAACTTTCAACTATTTTTTCCTTAATTTCGGACTTGTTCCGGCGCTCGGGGTCGGCCGGTTCAGGCTGCCTGTCAATAATTGGCCAGCAGATAGTCAATGAATTCGTAATACGCCGGCGGGGCGGCGGTAATTTGCACGCCAAAATCAACCAGGTTGGAAAACGAACGTTTGCCGCTCACCCAGAGGATGTTCCCTTTCAAGTCAAAAATGCTTTCTCCGTTATCCAGGGTGATGTCGACATGGGGATCCTTGGGGAAAAAAGGCGATGACAGTTTCATGCCGCTCTTGGAGAGATTGAAAAGCATGGCCGTTTCCTGGTTCACCTTGACCATCATTTTGATGTCGATCCTCTTGTGGGCGCGTTTTTCCTCCCACGCCCGTTCTTCGTTTTCGTTGTTGAAAACCTCCCGCTTGGCAGCCTTGTCTCTCTGCTGGCGCAGCAAATTCTCCAAATCAACGGAGATGCCCAAACCGCAATGCGGGCAGATCAACGCCTTGTCGGACACTTTGCCCTTGCATTCGCTGCAACGTATCAGTGCCATGGTGGTTCTCCCTAGTTTGTGATTGTATTTTACAATTTAAAATAATTTATTTCAATCAAGGCTGCCGATTAATCAGTTCGGCGTTCGGAGTAAGGAGTTGGGAGTAAGGAGTGAAGATTAGGAACGTTCGGAGTTGGGAGTAAGGAGTTCGGAGTAAAGAGAATGAAAGAAAAAGAATTACCTGACTTTTCTTACGCCGAACGCTCAACGCTGAACGCCCGACGCTTAACCCTGAAATTATTCGGGCCGGAGGCATGAAGCTTCCGGCCCGAACGGGTCATGGTAAGGGGGGAGAAAACTTAATTGGTTACCGGAGAAGCAAAATGATAGGCTTCGACTTCTTTCCAGTAGTTCGAGTAGGACTGGGCTTTGGCCAGGGTCAGATCGTTGACCAGGCCGAGCGCCTGGGCGCGGATCCCGGCGAAAACTATGAACTTGGCCTTGCCATTTTCGCGCCGGTAGTTCTTGAGGAAGGGTTCCGGAGACACGGACATGAGTTGCAGGCTCTGCACGACGTGCACCATTTCGTGGCAGTAAACCGACTCGTCCGTTCCGCTGACCATGGTCGGGAACATGCTGTAGGCCCAGCCGCGAACATTCGCGGCCAGAGGCGTATCCGCCTCGAAGGCCAGCATGCCGTTGCGCAGCGAAACCCGGTCCGACTTGCTCAAACTGAGCGCCAGGCTGATGATATCGCGAGGCGACACCGTGACGCGCAGGAAAGAACGTTTTTGCCGCGCGAACGGCGTGGCAATCTCAATCCGCACCAGGGGTAGGGAAAAACCCAGATAAGAGAGCGGCCCTTCGCCTGACGCGACGTTGTCGACCACCGAGGCCGAGAGGTTGGCCAGCAGGACGCCTGTGAAAACATTGCCTTTGCCGACCATGGCCTTGGACTGGTAAAAGCCCAAGCCGGCCGCCGAGCCATAAATAAAGCATTTACTGACATCTTTAAAAGACTTGATATTGCCCATGATCAGGCTTCTGAGCAACGTGCTTACGCCGGTGCCGATAACGTTCCCCGCCAGAATCGCTCCGTTGGAGGCTGCTTTTAATTCGCCGGCCGGCACCATGACCAACACCGCAAACAACACCGCTACCAACCACCGACTCGTCCAGTTCTTAAAATGTTTCATTTGGTTCCTCCTTCCATGACAGCAAAGGGATTGCAGGATGGCTGCCAAGCAGAGGTGAAGTGGCAAAGAACGTTTACTGGAGAGTGTTTCGGGGATTATTGGCCGTCACTTATATCGATTCCAAGGCTGCGCCGGAATTTGCGCGTTAAGGAGGTTTTCTTCGGTCCACAGGCCGGAGTGGTGTTTTTTGCGGATATTCAGGGATTAGAAAAGACCGATATGCCTGGGTATTATAAAGAAGGAGTGTTCAGGGACAAAAACGATAGACAATCATTGCAGGTGCAACTTTTGGCATAGGGGCAGGGGCAACACAAACCATCCGCCTATCCTAGGGATGAAGAAAGTTCGGCGTTCGGAGTTGGGAGTTCGGAGTGAAGATTAGGAACGTTCGGAGTAAGGAGTTCGGAGTGAAGAGAATGAAAGAAAAAGAATTACCTGACTTTTCTTTTCTTACACCGAACTCCGAACGCTTAACTCCCAACTTTTCTTTCCCTTCACCGAACTCCGAACGCTTGACTCCGAACTCACTTCTTCTTGTTCCTGGACAATCTCTTGTTCAACGCCTGGCGGGTGATGCCCAGCAGGGAGGCGGCAATGCCCTGGTTGTCTTTGGCCATGGTCAGGGCCCGCTGCACCAGGAAATCATCCGCTTGTTTCAGGGTAGGCATCCGGCCGCCGAACAGATCCGACGCGTCCAGGGAAGAAGCATCGGGCAAGGACGAGGCGCTCATTTCGGGCCGCCGTTCGGCGATGGTTTTTTTAAAACTTTCCAGCCCCAGCACGCGCCCGGAATGACGGAACATGGCGTCATGGACCATGGTCTGCAACTCGCGCACATTGCCGGGGAATGGATAGCTGGCCAGCAATGGGAAGAGTTCCGGCGGCGGCGTTGGCGCTTTATTTTGCATGATCGCCGCGGTCTCGGCCAGGAAATGAAGGACCAGCAAAGGGATGTCTTCCGGTCGTTCCCGCAACGGGGGTACTTCGATCTGGTGGACACTGAGCCGGAAAAAAAGGTCCTTGCGGAAATGGCCTTCCTGGACGAGCGCCTTGAGATCATGATTGCTGGCGCAAATGATGCTGGCGTCGGTTTTGCGCACCGTGTCGCTGCCCAGCGGATAGTATTCGTTTTCCTGGATCAGGCGCAGCAGCTTGACCTGCGAAGCCTGGCTCAGATCGCCGATTTCGTCCAGAAAGAGAATGCCGCCGGCCGCCTGGTTGATGAGTCCTTCGCGCGGACCGTCCGCGCCGGTGAAAGCCCCTTTTTTATGGCCGAACAGGGTGTCGCTGAACATGGTGTCGTCCAGGCCGGCCACGTTGACGGCGACAAAATTGTTCTGGCTGTTGCCGGCATAATAAATCGCCTTGGCCAGCAGTTCCTTGCCGCTGCCGGTTTCGCCGCTGATGAGTATGGGGTAGGGCGACGCGGCGATAACCTCGATATACTTGAAAATGGCCAGCAGTTTCGGGCTGGCGGTAATGATATGGGTGAACGTTTTTTCGTTTTTCAAATCTGCTGACAGCAGGCTTTGTTTCAAGCTGGCTACCTGATCTTGCAGGGCATGCATTTCCAGAGCTTTCCGGATTGAGGTGAGCATGCGCTCGCTGTCGAACGGCTTGAGCAAATAATCAAAGGCACCCAGGCGCATGCATTCGACCGCCGTTTCCAGATCATCGAACGCGGTAATGAATAACACCGGAATTGGCGGGTATTCCTCCTTGATTTTGACCAAAAGGTCTTTGCCGTTTAGGAAAGGCATCGAATAATCGAGGACGATCAGCGCCGGTATCTGCTTGGTCAAAAAAGGCATGACCTGGCGGCTGTCATCCAGGGTGACGATCTGTTGGAAGCCTGACTTTTCGAGCGCTTTGCGGTAAAAAAGCAAGAGTTGGAATTCATCGTCCACTAATAAAACAAGCTGGTTATGGATGTCTTCCGTGCCGCTCATGGCTTCATTCTCTGATCTGATCCCGGATGGCATGAATTTGCGGGAGCTGGTCCAGGAAAATGTCAAGGATGCGCGGATCGAAGTGCGTGCTCCGGCCCTCTTTCATGATGGCCAGCGCCTTGTCTTCAGGCAGCGCCGGGCGGTAGACGCGGTCGTTGACGAGGGCGTCATATACATCGCAGACGGCCACGATGCGGGCGCAGAGCGGGATGGCCTCGTCGCGCAGTCCCTGCTGATAGCCGCTGCCGTTCCATTTTTCGTGATGATAGAGGGCGATATCCCGCGCCAGGTTCAGTAAAGCGATTGGCGATCCTTCCAGAATGCGGGCGCCGATGGTGGTGTGTTCCTTGATCTGTTTGAACTCCTCGTCGGTCAGTTTGCCCGGTTTCCTTAAAATGGCGTCAGCCACGCCGATCTTGCCGATATCGTGCATTGGCGCCGCCAGGCGTATTTCTTCCACTGCTTCCGCTTTCAAGCCTATGCCCTGCGCCAGAATCGCCGCGTATTCTCCCATGCGGCGGATGTGCGCTCCTGTTTCTTCGTCGCGGTACCCGGAGGTGATGATCAATTCGTTGGCTTCAAACGGTTTGATCACATAACCGAAGGCGCCCAGATCCAGTGCGCGGACGGCGGTCTCGTGGTCGTCGATCGCCGTCAGCATGATGAAGGCTATATCCGGGCGGCTCTTTTTGATTCTGGCCAGAAGGTCGATCCCGGTCATCCCGGGCATCATGATGTCGCTGATGACCAGCTCGTAAGCGCCGGATTCGATTTTTTTGATCGCTTCTGTGGCGCTCTCACAGGTGGCGCAGGCATAGCCTTGTTTTTCGAGCAGCCGCGAAACCAAATGACAGATGGATGGTTCGTCGTCAACCACCAGGATGTTCGTTTTCGTTTGTTCAGTCATGATGTTTTTCTCCCATTATTTTCAAGATCGTCAAGACCAGATCCTCCGCAGTGAAGGGTTTCTGGATGAAAGGCAGGCCGCGGGCCAGTATATCGTTTGTGACGATCGCATTGTCCATGTAGCCTGACATATAGAGCACCCGCAACCGCGGATATTGCCTATGCCACGATGCAAACAGCTGATAGCCGTTTATTTCCGGCAGTACGACATCGATCAGAATCAGGTCGACTGCCTCAGCCTGAGCCGCCAGTATTTTTTCCGCTGCGCCCGGCGACGCCGCCGTCAAAACACGATAACCGCAAACTTCAATTGCCCGGCGCGCGATTTGCAGAACCGCGGCATCGTCCTCGACGATCAGGATCGTTTCTGGTGTCCGCGGCTCCTTGCGGGCGGCTCCTGGAGTTTTTTCAACGGCGGCAGCGGCCACCCTGGGCAGATAGATCTTGAAAATTGTCCCCTGGCCCGGTTTGCTGTCGACCCCAATGCTGCCCTTGAGCTGCTTGACAATGCCATACACCGTTGACAGCCCCAGGCCCGTACCCTTCCCCGGCGGCTTGGTGGTGAAGAACGGTTCAAAAATATGCGGACATATGTTGTCGTCCATACCGCAGCCCGTGTCTGAAATTGCCAACATGATATAGTCGCCCGGAGTCACGCCAATGTGGGCGCGGGCATAGTCCTGGTCCAGAAAAACGTTCGCTGTTTCGACGGTCAGCTTGCCGCCGCCCGGCATGGCGTCCCGGGCGTTCAGGGTCAGGTTGACAAGCATCTGCTCCAACTGGCCGGGATCCGCGTCCACGTTGCCCAGGTCGGGTGCCAAAACAAAGTCAAGTTCAATTTTCTTGCCGATCAGGCGGATGAGCATATTCATCATTTCCTTGACGGTCTGGTTGATCGTGAGCACCTCGTGCTCGAGTGTCTGCTTGTGGCTGAAAGCCAGCAATTGGCGCGTGAGAGCCTCCGCCCGCTTGGACAGTTTCAGTACCTCGGTCAGATCGGCACGGGTTGGCGAGTCCTGG comes from Candidatus Aminicenantes bacterium and encodes:
- a CDS encoding sensor domain-containing diguanylate cyclase, with the translated sequence MKDSKLLFFFHPGRKNELLYEIGVQMSAELDRCRLLRLIVDRIKAVLGLSYCAILLKEGNDLVIRAVTEYPDDIIGKKIPLGQGISGRCALNKKEYLVPDLSRCDFYIHLGDRVFRSELDVPIIFHNSVLGVLNVQSMRKNAFTRNDVQFIKILSNQIGVALHNSQVLTQMELLQDIGMKLVSTIKPEELFALIVTETQQRLHYATCAILEISGDHLVFKASSEEFPRELIGLQIPIGKGITGRCALEKKVVNVGDIRLDPTYIRSGILDIRSEIACPVIFTGELLGVLTVESKNENAFNEDDIRLLSILSLQVAVGMHNARMYAEIEKMAITDPLTGLYNYRYFYQRLGAELARSQRYHHPLTVIMIDLDDFKKINDHCGHLCGDRVLKEAALAIRKNIRRYDEPMVLKGGELDIISRYGGEEFIIIQPDTPLAGGLVCAERLRKMLETEIGVRSGLPCNENSPERVTGSFGVAAYRDGDTMDSIIKRTDTAMYQAKDPGKNRVLAL
- a CDS encoding response regulator; this translates as MTEQTKTNILVVDDEPSICHLVSRLLEKQGYACATCESATEAIKKIESGAYELVISDIMMPGMTGIDLLARIKKSRPDIAFIMLTAIDDHETAVRALDLGAFGYVIKPFEANELIITSGYRDEETGAHIRRMGEYAAILAQGIGLKAEAVEEIRLAAPMHDIGKIGVADAILRKPGKLTDEEFKQIKEHTTIGARILEGSPIALLNLARDIALYHHEKWNGSGYQQGLRDEAIPLCARIVAVCDVYDALVNDRVYRPALPEDKALAIMKEGRSTHFDPRILDIFLDQLPQIHAIRDQIRE
- a CDS encoding response regulator; this translates as MTKANILIVEDESIIASVIAAALKKFEYEVIDILNTGEAAAVAALRKKPDLILMDIRLQGELDGIGAVELIQKQMDIPVIYLTAYADEPTLERAKKTKPYGYIPKPFQEIELKTTIEMALYKHGFELQLKESEAKFRSLFENSQDVIYFSDKNGKLLEMNPAGLYLFGYELDEILRTHPEQLYSDPNDRKPFLTQLKNHKNLKECELKLRNKKGDILYCLETANAMLDKDGHTNGFQGIIRDISGQKRLEAERQSLEAQLFQAQKMEALGQLAGGVAHDFNNLLTGIRGFAQFAFNETPQDSPTRADLTEVLKLSKRAEALTRQLLAFSHKQTLEHEVLTINQTVKEMMNMLIRLIGKKIELDFVLAPDLGNVDADPGQLEQMLVNLTLNARDAMPGGGKLTVETANVFLDQDYARAHIGVTPGDYIMLAISDTGCGMDDNICPHIFEPFFTTKPPGKGTGLGLSTVYGIVKQLKGSIGVDSKPGQGTIFKIYLPRVAAAAVEKTPGAARKEPRTPETILIVEDDAAVLQIARRAIEVCGYRVLTAASPGAAEKILAAQAEAVDLILIDVVLPEINGYQLFASWHRQYPRLRVLYMSGYMDNAIVTNDILARGLPFIQKPFTAEDLVLTILKIMGEKHHD
- a CDS encoding ATP-binding protein, producing MEKKKAQPSLLEFENEVRKLKAIITLIIYGLLFLLLKTLYDRMIDFPRTSAAFIITLLAFLLVLIVFLLNRFSKKVIKKITSYTAATQAANQAKSDFLANMSHELRSPLNAIIGFSEVLKEGLAGDLNSRQKDYCVEIFNSGQHLLSLINDILDLSKIEAGKMTLEPEKVNLPMLLESSLSIVREKALAHDIVLNASISGDVGDGMVDVRKFKQMVYNLLANAVKFTPDGGRILLQARLAPAGQLEFSVTDSGIGIAEKDLPRLFTPFEQLDRSLARKYEGTGLGLSMVKRLAELHGGLVSVSSELGKGSCFVVRIPLPMV
- a CDS encoding PilZ domain-containing protein, producing MALTHCSECNGKVSDQAIMCPHCGFGLQKKIEIKLPSNRTENAYQDIIEKADVPNVQDERRTQKRINIKMMAKIDQETARICNISKGGMKLATAVAHHTPNITITLDNGENIMNIKGVVRWVGGKRSFSNIVEIGVEISAAPQEYYQFIDRLLAEAAKK
- a CDS encoding sigma-54 dependent transcriptional regulator, with translation MSGTEDIHNQLVLLVDDEFQLLLFYRKALEKSGFQQIVTLDDSRQVMPFLTKQIPALIVLDYSMPFLNGKDLLVKIKEEYPPIPVLFITAFDDLETAVECMRLGAFDYLLKPFDSERMLTSIRKALEMHALQDQVASLKQSLLSADLKNEKTFTHIITASPKLLAIFKYIEVIAASPYPILISGETGSGKELLAKAIYYAGNSQNNFVAVNVAGLDDTMFSDTLFGHKKGAFTGADGPREGLINQAAGGILFLDEIGDLSQASQVKLLRLIQENEYYPLGSDTVRKTDASIICASNHDLKALVQEGHFRKDLFFRLSVHQIEVPPLRERPEDIPLLVLHFLAETAAIMQNKAPTPPPELFPLLASYPFPGNVRELQTMVHDAMFRHSGRVLGLESFKKTIAERRPEMSASSLPDASSLDASDLFGGRMPTLKQADDFLVQRALTMAKDNQGIAASLLGITRQALNKRLSRNKKK
- a CDS encoding PilZ domain-containing protein yields the protein MALIRCSECKGKVSDKALICPHCGLGISVDLENLLRQQRDKAAKREVFNNENEERAWEEKRAHKRIDIKMMVKVNQETAMLFNLSKSGMKLSSPFFPKDPHVDITLDNGESIFDLKGNILWVSGKRSFSNLVDFGVQITAAPPAYYEFIDYLLANY